In Leucoraja erinacea ecotype New England chromosome 11, Leri_hhj_1, whole genome shotgun sequence, the following are encoded in one genomic region:
- the LOC129701400 gene encoding 15-hydroxyprostaglandin dehydrogenase [NAD(+)]-like isoform X2, translated as MELKGKVALVTGAALGIGKAIAEILLKNGAKVSLLDCNQPEGEAAAAALGQLYGPENVLFLHCDVTSGRQLEECFSKTLETFQRLDIVCNNAGIFDERNWEKCVSINLVGMIRGSKLALQHMSKEKGAAGGVIVNVASLAGYYPMEGGPVYTATKYGVVGYTKALSLDCMKNHGVRVNALCPSIVDTQLVRSQEGDGRKVMDNLIEKLGTLLMPAQIAEGLLELVLDQSRNGAMMKMFHDGRIEYEDQAEVQPAEA; from the exons ATGGAACTGAAGGGGAAGGTCGCGTTGGTGACGGGAGCAGCACTGGGCATTGGGAAAGCGATTGCtgaaatattactgaagaacggagCTAAG GTGAGTTTACTCGACTGCAACCAGCCGGAGGGCGAGGCAGCGGCTGCTGCATTGGGGCAGCTCTACGGACCAGAGAACGTCCTTTTCCTGCACTGTGATGTGACGTCTGGGAGGCAACTGGAAG AATGTTTCAGCAAAACCTTGGAAACATTTCAGAGGTTGGACATTGTGTGCAACAACGCTGGCATCTTTGATGAAAGGAACTGGGAAAAGTGTGTTAGTATAAACCTG GTCGGCATGATCAGGGGAAGCAAACTGGCCCTGCAGCACATGAGCAAGGAGAAGGGAGCGGCAGGAGGCGTGATTGTCAACGTGGCTTCACTGGCAG GATATTACCCCATGGAAGGCGGTCCAGTTTACACGGCCACCAAGTATGGAGTGGTGGGATACACCAAAGCCCTCTCT CTGGACTGTATGAAGAATCATGGAGTTCGGGTAAACGCACTGTGTCCCTCGATCGTTGACACTCAGCTTGTGAGGAGTCAGGAAGGAGATGGGAGGAAGGTCATGGATAATTTGATTGAAAAGTTGGGGACACTTCTGAT GCCTGCCCAGATTGCAGAGGGACTCTTGGAACTGGTCCTGGATCAGAGCAGGAACGGGGCGATGATGAAGATGTTCCACGATGGCAGGATTGAGTATGAAGACCAAGCTGAGGTTCAGCCAGCAGAGGCCTGA
- the LOC129701400 gene encoding 15-hydroxyprostaglandin dehydrogenase [NAD(+)]-like isoform X1, giving the protein MELKGKVALVTGAALGIGKAIAEILLKNGAKVSLLDCNQPEGEAAAAALGQLYGPENVLFLHCDVTSGRQLEECFSKTLETFQRLDIVCNNAGIFDERNWEKCVSINLVGMIRGSKLALQHMSKEKGAAGGVIVNVASLAGTCCRNDCLSVASELSVGARQAWSGGYYPMEGGPVYTATKYGVVGYTKALSLDCMKNHGVRVNALCPSIVDTQLVRSQEGDGRKVMDNLIEKLGTLLMPAQIAEGLLELVLDQSRNGAMMKMFHDGRIEYEDQAEVQPAEA; this is encoded by the exons ATGGAACTGAAGGGGAAGGTCGCGTTGGTGACGGGAGCAGCACTGGGCATTGGGAAAGCGATTGCtgaaatattactgaagaacggagCTAAG GTGAGTTTACTCGACTGCAACCAGCCGGAGGGCGAGGCAGCGGCTGCTGCATTGGGGCAGCTCTACGGACCAGAGAACGTCCTTTTCCTGCACTGTGATGTGACGTCTGGGAGGCAACTGGAAG AATGTTTCAGCAAAACCTTGGAAACATTTCAGAGGTTGGACATTGTGTGCAACAACGCTGGCATCTTTGATGAAAGGAACTGGGAAAAGTGTGTTAGTATAAACCTG GTCGGCATGATCAGGGGAAGCAAACTGGCCCTGCAGCACATGAGCAAGGAGAAGGGAGCGGCAGGAGGCGTGATTGTCAACGTGGCTTCACTGGCAGGTACATGCTGCAGGAACGACTGCTTATCTGTGGCATCGGAGCTCAGTGTTGGTGCAAGACAAGCGTGGAGTGgtg GATATTACCCCATGGAAGGCGGTCCAGTTTACACGGCCACCAAGTATGGAGTGGTGGGATACACCAAAGCCCTCTCT CTGGACTGTATGAAGAATCATGGAGTTCGGGTAAACGCACTGTGTCCCTCGATCGTTGACACTCAGCTTGTGAGGAGTCAGGAAGGAGATGGGAGGAAGGTCATGGATAATTTGATTGAAAAGTTGGGGACACTTCTGAT GCCTGCCCAGATTGCAGAGGGACTCTTGGAACTGGTCCTGGATCAGAGCAGGAACGGGGCGATGATGAAGATGTTCCACGATGGCAGGATTGAGTATGAAGACCAAGCTGAGGTTCAGCCAGCAGAGGCCTGA